A stretch of DNA from Pseudomonas sp. HN11:
TCCGGAAAAGCGCAACAGCAGTCTCGTATCAAAGAGTTGATCGTTCTCGGTCGTGAGCAGGGTTACCTGACTTACGCAGAGGTCAACGACCACCTGCCTGAGGATATTTCAGATCCAGAGCAGGTGGAAGACATCATCCGCATGATTAACGACATGGGGATCAACGTATTCGAAGCTGCGCCAGATAAGGATTCCCTTATGCTGGCGGACGCCGATACCGACGAGGCTGCCGCTGAAGAAGCTGCTGCCGCGCTGGCTGCTGTGGAGACCGATATCGGTCGTACCACCGACCCTGTGCGCATGTATATGCGTGAAATGGGTACCGTCGAGCTGCTGACACGCGAAGGCGAGATCGAAATCGCCAAGCGTATCGAAGAGGGTATTCGTGAAGTGATGGGCGCAATTGCGCACTTCCCTGGCACGGTTGACCATATTCTCTCCGAGTACACCCGCGTCACCACCGAAGGTGGCCGCCTGTCCGACGTGCTGAGCGGCTACATCGATCCGGACGACGGCATCGCGCCGCCTGCCGCCGAAGTGCCACCACCTGTCGACGCCAAGGCTGCGAAAGCCGACGACGACTCCGAAGACGACGACGCTGAAGCCAGCGGCGACGAAGAAGATGAAGTTGAAAGCGGCCCAGACCCGGTCGTTGCTGCCCAGCGTTTCGGCGCGGTTTCCGATCAAATGGAAATCACCCGTAAGGCCCTGAAAAAGCACGGTCGCTCCAACAAGCAGGCAATTGCCGAACTGTTGGCCCTGGCTGAGCTATTCATGCCGATCAAGCTGGTACCGAAGCAATTCGAAGGTCTGGTTGAGCGTGTTCGAAGTGCCCTTGAGCGTCTGCGTGCACAAGAGCGTGCGATCATGCAGCTCTGCGTCCGTGATGCGCGCATGCCGCGCGCCGACTTCCTGCGCCAGTTCCCAGGCAATGAAGTCGACGAAAGCTGGACCGACGCACTGGCCAAGGGCAAGGCGAAGTACGCCGAAGCCATTGGTCGCCTGCAGCCGGACATCATCCGTTGCCAGCAGAAGCTGCAAGCATTGGAGACCGAAACCGGTCTGACGATTGCCGAGATCAAGGACATCAACCGTCGCATGTCGATCGGTGAGGCCAAGGCCCGCCGCGCGAAGAAAGAGATGGTCGAAGCCAACTTGCGTCTGGTGATCTCCATCGCCAAGAAGTACACCAACCGTGGCCTGCAATTCCTCGATCTGATCCAGGAAGGCAACATCGGCTTGATGAAGGCTGTGGACAAGTTCGAATACCGTCGTGGTTACAAGTTCTCGACTTATGCCACCTGGTGGATCCGTCAGGCGATCACTCGCTCGATCGCCGACCAGGCCCGCACCATCCGTATTCCGGTGCACATGATCGAGACGATCAACAAGCTCAACCGTATTTCCCGGCAGATGTTGCAGGAAATGGGTCGCGAACCGACCCCGGAAGAGCTGGGCGAACGCATGGAAATGCCTGAGGATAAAATCCGCAAGGTATTGAAGATCGCTAAAGAGCCGATCTCCATGGAAACCCCGATTGGTGATGACGAAGACTCCCACCTGGGTGACTTCATCGAAGACTCGACCATGCAGTCGCCAATCGATGTCGCCACCGTTGAGAGCTTGAAAGAAGCGACTCGCGACGTACTGTCCGGCCTCACTGCCCGTGAAGCCAAGGTACTGCGCATGCGTTTCGGCATCGACATGAATACCGACCACACCCTTGAGGAAGTCGGTAAGCAGTTTGACGTGACCCGTGAACGGATCCGTCAGATCGAAGCCAAGGCACTGCGCAAGCTGCGCCACCCGACGCGAAGCGAGCATCTACGCTCCTTCCTCGACGAGTGACACCAAAACCCCCGGCCCAGGCCGGGGGTTTTGTTTTGTATCGATAAAACCTCGCGCAATCCCCCTCCCCTGCAATGCCCGTCTACACTCGAAACATTCCCCGTGCCATAACGAGACCGTTATGCCCAGATTGCCAGCTGTGTTTTTGCTGTGGCTGCTGACCTGGACCGCAACGGCTGGCGCGTTGACTCTTAGCGATGATGAGCGTGGCTGGCTGGCGGACCATCAGGAGTTGCGCTTGGGGGTGGACGCCTCATGGCCGCCCTTTGAATACCGTGACGAAGAGGGCCGCTACCAGGGGTTGGCGGCAGATTACGTGCGCCTGATCCAGGATCGCCTGGGCGTACGCGTCAAACAGATCGAGCCAGTGAACTGGAGCGCGGTGCTGGAGCAGGCCCGCAATAACCAGCTCGACCTGCTGCCCGGCATCATGTCCACGCCGGAACGCCAAAGCTACATAGCGTTCACCCGCCCCTACCTGGACTTTCCCATCGTCATCCTGGCCCACGAAGGCGGCGCCAAGCCGCGCACCCTGAAGGACCTTTATGGGTTGAAGATTGCCGTGGTGGAAAATTACGCTCCCCATGAGTTACTGCGTACGCACCATCCCGACCTCAACCTGGTTGCCATGCCGAATGTCAGCTCAACGCTGCAGGCCCTGGCCACCGATGAGGTGGATGCCGTGGTCGGCGACCTGGCCTCAAGCGTCTGGAGCCTGCGCCAACTCAAGCTCGACGGCTTGTACGTCAGCGGCGAAACACCTTACCGCTACCAATTGGCGATGGGCGTACCGCGCGATAACAAAATGCTGGTAGGCATCCTCGACAAGGTGCTCGCCGACCTCAGCCCACAAGAAACCGACGCCATCCAGCAACACTGGGTCGGCAGCTTTACCGACCACCGCACCTTCTGGACGGACCTGCTGATATACGGCCTGCCCGCAGTGCTGTTACTGATCAGCGTCCTGGCCGTGGTGATTCGAATCAATCGCCGGCTCAGCTCGGAAATTTCCCGACGCGTCGCCCTCGAACAGGAACTGCGCAGCAGCGAGTACCACTATCGCGGCTTGGTAGAGAGCCTGTCCGCCATCGCATGGGAAGCCAGTATCACCGACTTTACCTACAGCTATGTGTCGCCGCATGCCGAGGAGTTACTCGGTTATCCCCGAGCTCATTGGCTGATTCCGGGCTTCTGGCGCAACATTATTCATCCCGCTGATCTGACACGCACCGAAGCCTATTGCTTGCGCGAGACCCGCGCCAATCGTGATCACAGCATTGATTACCGCGTGATCACAGCCGACGGACGCTGCCTGTGGGTGCGCGACATCGTCAGCCTTATCGAGCACGGCCATGAGCCTGTACTGCGTGGCTTGATGATCGATATCAGCGAAGCCAAGCGAACAGAAGAAGCCTTGCAGCTTTCCGAGCA
This window harbors:
- the rpoD gene encoding RNA polymerase sigma factor RpoD → MSGKAQQQSRIKELIVLGREQGYLTYAEVNDHLPEDISDPEQVEDIIRMINDMGINVFEAAPDKDSLMLADADTDEAAAEEAAAALAAVETDIGRTTDPVRMYMREMGTVELLTREGEIEIAKRIEEGIREVMGAIAHFPGTVDHILSEYTRVTTEGGRLSDVLSGYIDPDDGIAPPAAEVPPPVDAKAAKADDDSEDDDAEASGDEEDEVESGPDPVVAAQRFGAVSDQMEITRKALKKHGRSNKQAIAELLALAELFMPIKLVPKQFEGLVERVRSALERLRAQERAIMQLCVRDARMPRADFLRQFPGNEVDESWTDALAKGKAKYAEAIGRLQPDIIRCQQKLQALETETGLTIAEIKDINRRMSIGEAKARRAKKEMVEANLRLVISIAKKYTNRGLQFLDLIQEGNIGLMKAVDKFEYRRGYKFSTYATWWIRQAITRSIADQARTIRIPVHMIETINKLNRISRQMLQEMGREPTPEELGERMEMPEDKIRKVLKIAKEPISMETPIGDDEDSHLGDFIEDSTMQSPIDVATVESLKEATRDVLSGLTAREAKVLRMRFGIDMNTDHTLEEVGKQFDVTRERIRQIEAKALRKLRHPTRSEHLRSFLDE